Sequence from the Notamacropus eugenii isolate mMacEug1 chromosome 6, mMacEug1.pri_v2, whole genome shotgun sequence genome:
TTAACCCAAAATTGAGATTTTTACTTTGAACCTTTAGGTAATAAACCATCTTTAgtaatccttttcatttttacagcTATCATTTTTGCCAGTTAGGTAATttgatttgatcctcaaaatctgGAAAACTGTTTGCAGCCTTTTGCAATGTTACATTTAAATGCAGAAGTATGTGGAAATCAGTGTCTGAAATAATCTCAACAAATGTACCTAATTTTACATTCCTTAGTGAGCTCTACTTTCCCAGAGTTTAGGAACCAAGTACTGGGTGTGGTTTTTGAAACAttgtttgaatttattatttaaaaggaTTAAAGCCCTAATTTGTGctaattttcctattttctggcatttattttctatttgttggGTTATGTTCTTGTTACAATAATAATGAACCTCATATTATCTGCTTTTGACAATTCAAAACTAAAAGCCTTAAAATCAAGTTATATTTAACTCTTAGCTTTTTTTACATACGCATTTTAATTGCTGTGCCAACTACATGAACTTTCTTTTCAATTATATTTAGCATACATTGTGCATCCCACCATTTATGTGATCCTCAGgggacaaagatgaaaaatgacaatgCCTGCCTTTACAGTTGCCAGTGGTAGACATGACAACTCTGCTTTGCCTTGTTTTGTGTATAGCAGCAGCAGATGTCtaaaatgttttaagaaaatcttattaaaatgCTTTGAGCTAGAGAGTTTCAGAGAAGGCTATATGAGGAGGTGGTCCTTGAGCTGAACTCTGACAAAAAGACGTTAATATCCCTAGAGTTGTGGGCTTGTATTCTAGGCTTGGGGGAAAGAAAGCTTGAatgaataacaaaatgaaaatagggAATGACTAGCAGTTTGCCTAAAAAGTGGAGTATGTGAAGAGGAGTAATATGAAATCCGACTAGAAAAGTAGGTAAATGGCATTAAAATTCCAGGCTCTAAGGAGTTAAAATAAGGCTGACTATCAGATTGGGTGtattaagaaaattcttttaGAAGCTATATGAAGGATGAACCGTTAAAAGAACTTGCCCACTGGAAATTGAAaccagttactattattatttactattacATAATCCAAATGAGCGGTGATAACTTAGGGTACTGAATTGTATGTATGTGGTGGTGGGGAGGAATACATCAGATCTAAAGCTAAGCTAGGGGAACAAACATTTAGAATTACCAAACAGATGTCTTAGGTAGTGGAGACACTAAAAATGGCAGACTTCCAGCCTGAATGGTGGTAATATCAAAGTAAATCAAGAAGTTGGGGAGGTTTAGTGAGTTCAGCCATATACATGCCCATTAGTTGTGGATATTCAGAAAGGGCACCAGCAAGTAGCTGTAGATGGGAATCAGAGCTCAGGAAAGGTGAAGACTGGCTAGGTAAATCTGGAAGTCATCTTCATAGAACAGTAATAAGATGAAGGTGGAAAAGAGGGCCTGGGTAAAAATAGAAACAAGGAAACAACACATATGTCACACACTCTTCACAAAGATCTCATATCCTCACAATAATAGACAGTAGATGCTGATGGTACcccatttttacagctgaggaaactgaaacagacaaattaagtgacctgtccagcgTCCCACAGCCATTAAGTGTCTTAGGGCAGTTTTTGAGCTTGCCTTGCTGACTTTAGGCTCaaatatccactgtgccacccagctgcctcagagGTACAAGTGTCTGGGGACCAGGTTGGAGGATCTTACAGCCAAGGCTCAGAGGTCTTTGAGGGAAGCTGAGGGATTCGACCTCATCTAGGAGAAAGTGGCCAAATACTTTGTTTCAGACAATTCATCCACACTCTAATGACAGCAAGATTGATTTGGAATTCTGCCTTTCCCCTCACTTATCCCAGTctccaaatgtgtgtgtgtgtgtgtgtcatccttagttgccaaagaagaccatgccatcagagaaataatgacatgacttgcacttgactttgttttgagtgagggagggctatgcaggtcaccagcctcacttctcctccacagccatctgaatccagtgaccagatattcatcaggatgactagagatgacccaggatgaggcaattggggttaagtgacttgcccaaggtcacacagctagtgagtgtcaagtgtctgaggtgagatttgaactcaggtcctcctgactcctgcaatagtgctctatccactgcaccacctagctgcctcaaattaGTATAAGGAGAGTATGAACAGTTTCCAAAATGTGGCTGACCTCTCAGGTCAAGAATAGGTGGACAAAATGAGAAATTCAAGGGGTTAACCCTTACGAAAGGGGTATGGAGTAAATCTTTAGCTTTCGGAAACAATATGCTCAGAGAAGTGccagacctgaaatcagaaaattcCCAAGTTCAtaactggcctcagatactttactagctgtgggaccccgggagagtcacttaagcctgtttgcctcagttcctcatgtataaaacaagcaggagaaggaaatggcaaactactccagtatctttgccaagaaaatcccaaatggggtcacaaagagttggccataactaaaatgactcaacaaatcaAAATAAAGGCTTGTTATTAATAAGGTTAAGCAAGCATCCTGGCTAATGGGTACTTGAGATGGTGTACCCAAAAATTACAGGTTCAGACTAGAGGAAACCAAGGGAGGTTTTATTTGTAAGGCTATCATGTGGTTTAAGTAACCAATGGCCTATTACCAAACTGCTTTGCACACAAGAAGGAGCCTCAGAAGCTTAATGAACTGTACTGAAGCAATACTGATTGTCTACAAATTATCGTAAGACCCCTAGTGTTAGGTAGAACCCCTATGGAGAATTTATGAAAAACTTTGAGGCTGTAAGGAAAAGGGTCTGGACAAAAGGGACTCAGTGAGGTCTTCAAGTGAAGGCTGGTTAACCACTTGCTGGGAAGGTGGAATGCAGGGCTATGAAGTCCTTTTTAAAGTACATGAGTCAGGGATATTCTCAGTTCAACACACTCATTTGAAAGATTGGGAAACCAAAACCCAGAAAGGGGAACTGATATATCCAAGGCTCCAACAACTCTAATATATTTCCTAATAACTCTGACTCCCACTCACCCCTGCTATGGTCATTCTGGTTACATATTTACATGCCTAATATCCTTTTATCAAAGGTGATAAACAATTTAATCATACACATActacaaatatgaaaacaaatcattttaattatatacatatttacactgGAAAATTAAACAATGACCTTTTCAGCTGTTTTCTATTCACAACAATCATTTGGATTTTGCATAATTTCATCATGGATGAGTTGTACAGTATGGACACTGCCAAAACATCGCACACTTCAGAAAAGTGACAATTAAAACATGACATCACAAATATGTCGTGTGAAACCTTCATAGGCCATCTTGGAATACTGCAGACTGGCTCAGTGAGAAGCAGTTCTTTCACTGGCTGAAGTTCTGGACTGTACCTACAGAGATAACTCGCCCAACCTAGGGGTTTTCTAGTAACGGAAACACTTCACTGAAGGACTGAATAAATTTCAGTTTGGCACTAACGTCTCAGATTTAAACAAGCGTCCAAAATGCTGTTTGGGGCTGTTACTTCTTAACTGGAGCAGTGCATGCATATTACCTGAGTATACCTCCTGCAGGCatgacatgcaactgaaaaatacaTGAAAACTGAAGATTTAAAAGGCTGGgacaggggaagaggaaggacgAAGGGATACAAACCTGAAGATGTtctttctcatttcacaaataaaaccTGTCTTTACTTTTCATCAAGGTTAGAATACAATCTCACCTACATTCAAGTTCTCACACAGGCCTATGTCTAATAGCTGAGTATGGAAGAAGCACCTTTACAGTGACATAGTcacctgggcttcagtttccaaagaaaattattttaataaaaaatgtgatttaaaaaaaaaagtttaaacctTAGAAAAGATACcatccaaaaggggaaaaaaattttaattctacCTTCTAAATACTGGCAACTAAGTAGAGCAATTTCAAGACCATTCTTTAGCTGTAGAACCATTGATCCATGTAACTAAAGTGTATATAAATTTCAGCTTTAAAGAACAAGCTTTAGTGGGatcctagtaaaaaaaaatttttttcaccatGAGTTGATTTGATACAAATGTTTAAGTGGATCTGAAGTAACAGTCAAGGTTAAGGATAAATATGATACTACCAGCTGGGGAGGGTTAAGGGGTAAGAGATAACCAATCCAAAGAGCTTCTCTTTTAGCTAAATGTTAATACTTTCACATACTATTACTTATACATTCATTATGGTGTTTGAAAACAATAGTCAAACCTATATAAATTCTTCATGCTTTCAAAAATATATACAGTTGAAAAAACCTGAAGCATAAAGTTTTTCATTTGACAGCTGCCTGCCTGGGTTACCCACAGAATACCTATTGCTTCTCAAACTTCCTAGAAGTCTGGTAGTCATCCTACATATAAAAAGCAGACATTTAAAAACCACATGAGTAAGCCAATGTCTGATGCAGTTAGAACTCAGGATGTATGAATTAAAGGCACCAGAATGGCTAAGACAATAGTAAAAACTTAGCACCATCTCCCCTCTTTCAATATTCAGTAGTGGACAGCAACCAGCTTCAATCCTTAGCAACTGGCCTGCAGGACAAATGATGGATGTATTCCTCAGAGCTGTTCCTTTTACACACCAATATATAACTATTGCTTAGAGAAAGTATCTATATTGCCAAAGGAGAAATCATCAGCTTAAATAATATTCAAAGCTTATCTGCCAACAATATACAATGTACCTTGCAACTAAGATCAtaaataacattttgaaaatgttttatttaatgtTGAAAATTTACCCTTTTCAGGAAGCGAGTAGGGGAAGGGAAGCAATATacaggaaaaggagaagataaaGCACCTTAATTAGACAATTCACCTTACCTTAGAAAATGCTGAGgattttttctttcaaacaaaGCTACTCTTGAAACCCCAAGCCAATAACATACCAGTACATAAACAATCTCACTTCTATTCCTTCTATGAAAGTCAGTATGTATGGAGAGGGTGGGACTGGAGAGAAGTGGGGAAGCTGGCgatgaagaggaggggaaaagattcAAGTATGTAGTCAAAACTTAGTCCTATGATTTAAAACATGGGTCCTGGatattcaagaaaagaaaactaaaaacttGATAGCCCACAGTCAAGTTTCCAAAGTAAAGAAGTCCACAAGAAAGCCAAACTTATCAAATGGGCAGCTGGAGAGAGCAGACATTTATTTTTTGACTGAAGAATACGAATGAGACACTGAATGATGTGGGCACTACCATGAAGTTTCTAATAAGTCTAGTACACTATACTCTGTTTCAACAGTTTTGAAAAAGCAATCCCATTTTAACTTCCTCTCTGCTAAATCTTTTGTAAATCTGCCTAGTAAACATGTAGAATCAGAATTTCCTGACTTTTTAATAAGTAAAGGTTGAGGGGTTTCTGCTCTTACAGTCTTGACAAAGTGACATTacagtttaataaatacttttggccAGGCTGATCCGATCATATTTTCAATGAACTACAGTGTACACGAGGAATAAAAGAAGCAAAGAACTGGACTGTGATAGGAGTCATCTCATCCTTAACTCATATATGTACTCCCAAGTTAGATGCAAGTAGACAGTAAGTACTCAGAGCAAAATGTTAATCAGATAGTCTTGTAGAGGGTAATTTAGAGGTTaggcagaaaaaaaggaagctaaGGGGTCTAATCCAAACTCCTTTTGCAATCTTATGTTTCAGGTTAACCATTCAAGGGTATCCCCAGATGTACCAATGGGGGCCATAGCAATGGACTGGGCTGAAGGCATCATTTTTACTGGAGTAATTCCAGCTTCTCTGAAGCAGTCGTGATCTGTATACTTTaatttgaaggagaaaaagataCCTCCTAAAAATCATCTTGGAGCATAGGATGAACTATAGACACCTCACTGTTTGCTGCCATCAGTCAATGACTATATACTTTCTGTCTACTCAGTCTCCAAGGCACTAGTGTACTTTTGCCTGGCTGCTCTATTACCTCACCATCCCTGGGTCATTCACACCTTAGTCTATTTCCTAATTAATTCCTCTATCGGTTCAGGATGCTGGCAGTGAATGTGGACCAAAATGCtcctttttaaagtgctttgtgcCAGTGCTGACATGGAGCAAGGACTTTGGATGGCTGGCAGCCCTGTCTGCACACGAGAAACCAAAATGAAGGAGCAACACATAGCACATTCTGAAATCAGTCCCTGCCCATCAGAACTAAAGTATCAGgaccaacagaaaaaataataaaaattcttttaatcCATAGTGTCTCTTCCCGGTGGGCAAAGATCTCAGGAGAACCCAGGAAATCATCCAATCTCATAATATGCCAAATATCAGAAGCCTGACTAAATACTTAAGGGCAATACCATCATTTCCAAGTATTTACCTTTAAGACTACCTAAGAAGTGAAAATCTATTTTCCCTCATGATCCACTAGAAGATTGCTACTATTGCTTCTTTCAGAGAACCATGAAGAAAGTTTGCACTTTAAAAAGGAAATCCTCAAATCAAATTAAATAGGGcaacattggaaaaaaaaaaaacctaacaacttctccctcttcccttcaaaCCCTAGTCATTTTGGCTCACAAGCTTTTGGATATCATTTCAGCTTTCCAAGTGTTCCCATTTCAGGAAGCATCCCTAGATATCCAACCACTTTCTGTGAGGaaatttaaaatccttttctTGAGAACTTTGTCCAGATAACTAGGGAGACGACTTTTGGATGGTATGCCCTGTCGTTTCTGGAGGTGGTCTTTTATGATAATTGTTTTCACAGTCAGATAACGAGCTGGGCTCAGATTTAAAGAACTACAAAGCACCTTTTCCCTATCAGACAAGAGCTCAAAGCCAGGGAGGTTTTCAATTGCAGCGAACTCCCCgtctttcccatcttcttttcctcttttagaGTTGGCTatgttcttgttttctttcctcttctcccgtTTGTGCCTGGCAGCTTCGTATTCTGCCGACTCCTCCATTTTAGTGATTCCATTCCGACGATATCGTTGTAGTTCTCGGATTTTTGTTCGgagcattttttctttgtgaatgttttcaaagaaatcatcAAATTCTTTACAGGACATAAACTGGTACAAGGGCCTCAGTTTTACCCGTatctccttttcatcttttgtaaTTTTACGTTTCATTgacttttccttatcttttttatctttccccAGAAAGGCAGGCACTAAGTTATAGTCTCGGGCAATATTCTTTCGTCTTTGTCGCTCCTTGAGTTTTCTAACATACATGTCCACATGGGCTCTCTTGAGCTCTATttccacatcatcatcatcataatttacCGAAAGTCCACTAATCAAAGTCTCGGCATCTTGGTCATATTCAATCTCATAGTCATCCCGAAGCGGCATGTACCCTAACTGCTGTTGTTCAGCAACAGTTATATCTAAAGGAGGCAGAGGTGTCGTCAAACTGGGAGACAAGGGTCCTCCACTAGGGCACGTATGATCTGTCACCCTGTTAGGGATGGTGTCAGGGATACAGGCTTTTCCCAGGTTTCCATGGATGTACATGCTTACATAGTGTTCCATCACTTCTTGAGGCGTCCGAGAAGCCCCAACATGAGCAGCCATGTCTTCCTACAAAAACAAGACCAAAAATTAAATTC
This genomic interval carries:
- the TADA2B gene encoding transcriptional adapter 2-beta isoform X2, whose product is MRRREDGGLTGSDGACVLRRDIRLAGSGGSWALAVAAAVAAPAAAAGGGGGCSSYPPSAAGGSGGVSVGGVGGTVAGERGKMAELGKKYCVYCLAEVSPLRFRCTECQDIELCPECFSAGAEIGHHRRWHGYQLVDGGRFTLWGPEAEGGWTSREEQLLLDAIEQFGFGNWEDMAAHVGASRTPQEVMEHYVSMYIHGNLGKACIPDTIPNRVTDHTCPSGGPLSPSLTTPLPPLDITVAEQQQLGYMPLRDDYEIEYDQDAETLISGLSVNYDDDDVEIELKRAHVDMYVRKLKERQRRKNIARDYNLVPAFLGKDKKDKEKSMKRKITKDEKEIRVKLRPLYQFMSCKEFDDFFENIHKEKMLRTKIRELQRYRRNGITKMEESAEYEAARHKREKRKENKNIANSKRGKEDGKDGEFAAIENLPGFELLSDREKVLCSSLNLSPARYLTVKTIIIKDHLQKRQGIPSKSRLPSYLDKVLKKRILNFLTESGWISRDAS
- the TADA2B gene encoding transcriptional adapter 2-beta isoform X1; the encoded protein is MRRREDGGLTGSDGACVLRRDIRLAGSGGSWALAVAAAVAAPAAAAGGGGGCSSYPPSAAGGSGGVSVGGVGGTVAGERGKMAELGKKYCVYCLAEEDMAAHVGASRTPQEVMEHYVSMYIHGNLGKACIPDTIPNRVTDHTCPSGGPLSPSLTTPLPPLDITVAEQQQLGYMPLRDDYEIEYDQDAETLISGLSVNYDDDDVEIELKRAHVDMYVRKLKERQRRKNIARDYNLVPAFLGKDKKDKEKSMKRKITKDEKEIRVKLRPLYQFMSCKEFDDFFENIHKEKMLRTKIRELQRYRRNGITKMEESAEYEAARHKREKRKENKNIANSKRGKEDGKDGEFAAIENLPGFELLSDREKVLCSSLNLSPARYLTVKTIIIKDHLQKRQGIPSKSRLPSYLDKVLKKRILNFLTESGWISRDAS